Below is a genomic region from Methanolobus sediminis.
GGAATAAACGTCAGAGTAAAATTCCTCTACTAATTTTTTTGATGATGAAGTATGAGAATATCGGATTTTTAACCCCCTCTCCTTTCACTCACACAGGTCCATAGGATATTCTCATACGACCTTCCCTCATCTCAATGTGTTGTTCTTATTCAAAAATGAGATACTCATCTCTTTTTTGTGTCTGCATGTGCTTTAGTGGTGTATTGATAAGAATGGTCATTTAAGATCATACGTATAGTTATATAAAGGAGCATGGACTAGTGGAGACTTCAAAAACGAAAATGAGTGAATAAAATGCTTAAAATTAAAGGACATGAAATTGGTTCTGTGTCTGTAAAGGGTGCCAGTACCAGAAGGGCTGTCCAATTTCAGAACAATATTATTACTATTCTAAGAAAGATTGGTGTTAATGAAAATGACATTGATATCCCTCTTGAACGTATGGCAATGAAAAAGGTAAAGGCATCTGCTACATGGTGGATAGCAGATGAACGCATGCATTATAGCCATAATATGCAAAAGAACTACGTTGAGAATCTCTATGTTCTGTCCAGAGTGATTGAGCTTGAGGCTAACAGGGTTCTTTCCGAGGAAAACACATTATCCGAGTTCATTTCAGAGTTCAGAGAGGATTCCGATATTTATGAGAGGCGTCAGGAAGCACGAGAGTTTTTCGGCTGTGACCATGATGAGACCGACTTTACAGTCATAAATGAAAAGTACAAAATACTGGCAAGAGAGTTGCACCCGGACAAGCCAACCGGGGACGTTGAGAAATTCAAGCAGCTCAACATTGCTCATAAGATATTGAAGAGAGAATTGACATAATCTCACTTCACATCCACATTCTAGAATTACTTTTTTAATGCTATTTTTTCTCTTCTTTCCTTTTCATTCTATAGGTGAATCCAGTTCTTCATTGTATGTTTCAATGTAGCCAGAGACTTCTTCTGCTTCCTGGTATCTGGCTATGTGGAATGTGGCATCTCCTTCATGTACAAGCGGCATGTTTGTTTTTCCAATGACTATTCCAAAAACAGAACTTGTAACTTTTGTTTCGATTTCGCCAAGAGGGTCACTTATGTAGCCAAGCAGCTCTCCTTTCTTAATTGAAGCTCCAAGAGGAACAATTGAACGAAAAATTCCACTATCATTTGCACGTATCCAGGTTGTTTCCCGTGATATAACTGTATTATAATTTTTCTTTTTGTTTACCGGTCTCCTCATTTCCAGACATGACATTACTCCAAGTACGCCCCTTACACCTGCCCTGATAGCTACTTCATCAAAACGCAGGGCTTCGCCTGCTTCGTATAACAATACAGGTATATTTCTTTTCTTTGAAGCTTCACGCAATGAACCGTCACGCATGTCGGTATGGATAATAACCGGTACTCCAAAGGCACGGGCTAACTTTTCGATATCTTCATCTTCTTCAAGGAATGCACGTATCTGAGGCAGGTTGTCCTTGCCTGTTGCTCCGGTATGCAGGTCTATTATATGGGTGCATTTATCCACAATTTCCTCTATCAGGATATTTGCAAGGCGGGATGCCATTGAACCTTTTTTTGAGCCAGGGAATGATCTGTTCAGATCTCTTCTGTCAGGCAAATAGCGGGACTGGGATACGAAACCAAAAACATTCACAACCGGAATGGCAATAAGAGTACCTTTCAGATTGTTTATTGTTTTATGTTTCAATAGACGGCGGATTATTTCCACGCCGTTGATCTCATCACCATGTATTGCAGCACAAACTAAAAGGCATGGGCCGGCACGTTTTCCATGTATTACATGAACAGGCATTGATGCCGCCTTATGAGTATAAAAACTGGGAATCGGTAATTCGATAGATTTTCTTGTTCCCGGTTGTATGGTCGTGCCTGCTATGGTGATGGGTGGCTGCATTATCAACCTTGTCCTTTGGTTGCGGTTTTACCGAATTTGCTGTTTTTTTCGATATACTCGATAATCATGCCTGCAATATCTTTTCCAGTTGCGTTTTCTATTCCCTGAAGTCCCGGACTGGAATTCACTTCCATTACAACAGGTCCATGATTTGAGCGCAAAAGATCAACACCTGCAACATTAAGTCCCATTATTTTTGCAGCTCTGACTGCTGTTGAACGCTCTTCCGGTGTTATTCTGATAGTTGTTGCAGTTCCGCCACGATGGATGTTCGATCTGAATTCCCCTTCCGGTCCCTGTCTTTTCATGGAAGCTACAACTTTTCCTCCAATTACAAAGCAACGGATATCTGCTCCATTTGCTTCTTTTATGTATTCCTGCACTAAGATGTTCGCTTTTACACCCATGAATCCTTCGATGATGCTTTCTGCAGCTTTCTGTGTTTCTGCAAGCACAACTCCTATTCCCTGTGTGCCTTCAAGGAGCTTTACAACAAGAGGTGCTCCTCCTACCATTTCTATCATATCTTTTACATCATCTGGCTTGTTGGCATATACTGTGACAGGCAGGCCGATACCCTGACGGGAGAGTAGTTGTAATGAGCGTAGTTTATCTCTGGACCGTGTGATTGCTACTGATTCATTTAGCGGGAAAACGCCCATCATTTCAAACTGTCTAAGGACGGCTGCACCATAAGATGTAACTGATGCTCCGATGCGTGGTATTACAGCATCAAAATCTTTGAGGTCTTCTCCTTTGTAGTGAATGGATGGATTATGTGAAGTAACGTTCATGTAAGCTCTTAATACGTCTATTACATGAACTTCGTGTCCTCTCTCTTCAGCCGCTTCAATTAATCTTCTTGTTGAGTAAAGTTTACTGTTTCTTGAAAGTAAAGCAATTTTCATTGTTATCCTCTATTTTAATCCGTAAACAAGTTTTGCGTTCTTTTTTCCACATTTAAAAGATGCAGCAGGATCAACAACTGCCCTGTTTTCCAGTGCAGTTCTCCCAAGCAGCATTTTAAAACGCATTGTATCGCGGTCAGTAAGTGTTAGCTCTATAGGATAGGAATATGTACCAATTACAATAAGGGTTTCGATGACAAAACGCATTTCCCGATGCCCACCGGAGTCGCTCACCAGACGTTTATCTTTTAGAGGAGCAGTGCATTCAATTACAAAATCCTGATTTTTCTGTATTGGATGTAACAGAAAACGGACCATGTCAACACTGTTTTCTGTGTATCGATCGATCTCAAAAGCATGTAATGCTGATGTTCTTGCACCGGTGTCAACCTTTGCTTTTATGGCAGGAAGTCCAAGTTCAGGCAATGCGACCCATTCCCTCCATCCAAGCGTCATAAGCTGTTCATTTTTTTTCATCTGATTTTCTCATATACTTTTGTGCTATTTTGCCTTATAATTAATTGAAAAGTGGTATTTTTTCTTTTTATGGCTCTGAATGTATATATAAAGAAATCCTGTCCGTATTTTTTGCAGATATCAATAATAATTAATAGATGCAAATTCAATACAACTTATTGTATTATTTTCATGTGCGGCTGTGGTTTAGCGGTATGACAGAGGCTTCCCAAGCCTTTAACCCGGGTTCGAATCCCGGCAGCCGCATTGGTATTTTTGCTTAAAGGGTAATCGTTTTTAAGTATTCATTCATAGATGAAAGGAAGTTTTGAAATAGCTTCAATGACAAAACTGCTGATAATTAAGAAGGTGAGTGGAGTGGCCAGATGAAGCAGAAAATGGCAACTTGTGAGATATGCGGTCAGTCTAAGCAGATGTCCGATACAATTCCTCTGGAACTTGTGAGCAAGTCAGTTCTGGATATAATTCTTAAGGAACATCCGGAATGTTCACCAGGTGGTCACATATGTATATCTGATCTTAATCATTTCAGGCAGTTATACATCAACGATCTTCTTGAAACTGAAAAAGGTGAGCTTTCTAAGCTGGAAGAGGAGGTTGTGAAAAGTCTCAGGGAACAGGAATTTCTCTCAAAGAACATCAATCTCGAATTTGACCGGAAACTGACCTTTGGGGAACGACTCTCGGACAGGCTTGCGGATTTTGCAGGAAGCTGGTTCTTTATCTGCTCGTTCACATTACTGACGCTTTCCTGGATAGCTATAAACTCCTTCCTGCTAATTACAAAACCTTTTGATCCCTATCCTTACATTCTTCTGAACCTGATGCTCTCCTGTCTTGCTGCAATACAGGCACCATTTATTCTCATGAGCCAGAACCGGCAGGAATCAAAGGATCGTCTGCAGGCTGAATATGATTATCGTGTAAATCTTAAATCAGAGCTGGAAATCCGCACCCTGCATGAAAAAATGGACCATCTTCTTATGTACCAATTCAAGAGGTTCATGGAAATTCAGGAAATTCAGATCGAGATGATGGAGGAAATTTTAGAGAAAAAGAAGTGATTACTGAAGCCTTTTGCATCTTTTTGAAAATCCACTTTCCTCCATTCAGAGTAAGATATACTCAGTATCTTCTGCCTGATGTCATCTGAATCCTGCCTTTCAACACTATAAGCAGGTTTGCTAAAATCAAGAGTTTTCTTTTTCCCAACAAGAAACTGAGCAATCACCCTTACTTATAAATACTATGTATGGTTGAGTAGATAAGTTACCCAACCATTAATCAACAACTATTGGAGAAAGTTTCAATCAAATTTCCTATTGGAATCTACCTATCATCCAAAGGCTCAGGAGAGACTGAATACGGCAGTGATGCCCTTCTATTTTTGACATGTACGTCACCTGTTTTATCAAAATTATTCCTCATCAGGTAGGTTGTCAGAGCAATAAGCAACCCCAGTATTCCTGATATCGTAAAGACCGTGTTGATGTCAGAATGCAGCAGGACTATACCAAGCACTATAGGTGAAAGACTCTGGCCGGTGTACTTCATAGTGTTGTGCATAGATAACACTCCTCCTCTTGATTCAGAGGGTGAGATACGAATGATCTGTGCATCATTCGTGGTTTGGGCAAGCCCATAACCTGCACCAAATACCAACATTAAAAGAAGAATTGTTACAATTGAATTCGCAAATGGAATAGATAATATTGCCAATCCGACAAGTGCAAAACCAGCGGTAATAACCTGTATCATCGAATACTTTGTGACCAGGACCTTTACACGGGATGCCATTATAATGACGGCCGTTCCCTCGAAAGCCAACACATATCCTGCTTGTTTTGCCGTATAACCGAACACAGCCTTGAGCATGAATGGCATGTAGATGATCACTGAGAACAATAGGAAGAAAATAGCAAAGCTCAGGAAGACTGTGTATAGTATTCGCAGATCTTTAAGTGCTGGAAATACATTGATTATGCCGCTATGGCTATCAGTTTCTTTCTTTACACTTGTTTCCGGAAGGAAAAAAATCACAAGAACAGCGAATGGCAGTGCAAGTGCATAGAAAAGGAACGGGTAGTTCCATCCCATAATTGCCAGCCCTCCGCCTATGAGAGGGGCAGATACTGTACCAATGGCAATAGCCATACTAACTCTACTCATTGCATGTAAACTATCATGGCCTTTGTACACATCTCCTACGATTAGCATAGACAAAGACATCATTCCTGCGACACCTATTCCCTGTATAAACCTCATTACAAGAAGTGCTTGCAGATCAGCTACAAAATAACTGATAAGCCCCATCAGGCCATAGAGTATGAGGCATGGGGCAAGTATACTCTTACGTTTCACACGGTCAATGAAATGTCCGATGACCAATGTAAAAATGGCTGTTGAAATGGTATATACCGAGATCATCAGCCCGATCTCGTGGGATGTTGTATTCAGAGGTGTCACCATATCTGGCAACACCGGTGCTAAAATAGCACTACCTGCCATTGCAAAAAAAGCAGTGACACAAAGCATTAAAAGGTGAGTTTTTTTAAATTGCATAATATTGCCTATTTATCCTGCAGTCTTTCGGATACGTTTTTGAACATAGTTTCAAGTGAGCTAATGATATCTTCTCTTTGAGTTCTATCCAGATTAGAAAAAAGGATATTTTCCCACTCAGTGGCTATCTTTTTCATATCAGGTTCCAGCCTTTTCCCTTTATCTGTAAGAAATATCCGGTATGATCGCCTGTCTTTCTCATCGATCTTTTTGAAAACATAACCTTCATCAACAAGTTTTTTTATGGCCCTCGTAGTTGTGGCTTTATCGATCTTCAGGTAGTTTGAAAGACATTCCTGATTGACACCATCTTCATGATACAATTGCACAAGAAAAGAGAATTGTCCACTTCCTATGCCATATGGTTCCATTTTTTTATCAATATAGATCTGTCCATATCGGTGGAGATATGAGATGAACTTTCCACTGAAATCATTATCATGCATTATTTGTACACCTGTTTTGATTCTCTATAGTGTCGGGTCAATTAGTTGCAGACACAACGATTTGCGGCTGTATATCCCACCAACCGATATATAGTTGCTGATGCAACTGATTTTAAAACTTCTTTGTGATAACCAAAAATAGCACTAACTACAGGTTATCTTTATCATGTGAACTCTCTTTATACCTCTCTGAAAGGTGAGTGAAACAGTGAAAGTTGCCTGCATCCAGATGAATGTCTCAGTTTGCTTAAAGCATGATAATATTCAGCGTGCTCTTCAGATGGCAGAAAAAGCAGTTTCCAGGGAAGCCGAATTGCTTGTTTTCCCTGAAGTGTTCTCCACCGGTTTTTGCTATGAACGGATCGAAGAGCTTGCAGAAGATGTTCCGGGTCCGACAATTGATGCCCTCTGTGACTTTTCAAAGGAACATGGCTGTATCCTTGCAGGTTCAATCATAGAACGAAGAGAAAAGGATACAACAAACAAAAAAGATCAGACTCCATCTCAATACAATCTGGGTTTCTGCATCGAGTCAGGAAAACTGGCAGGCTCACACCGCAAGGTTCAGCTTTACGGACCGGAAAAAGAATATTTTGCATCCGGGGGCAGTATCGGTCCCATCAAACTGAAAAAGCACGACCTTTCAGTCGGACTCATCGTATGTAATGAACTTCGCTACCCTGAAATTGCACGAAAACTGGCAGTTGAAGGTGCAGATATTTTTGTATCATCAGCCGAGATCCCGGACTTTTATGCTCATCCCTGGCGAATCATGTCAATTTCCAGGGCAATTGAAAATCAACTTCCTCATGTCGCTTGCAACAGGGTTGGAAGAGGAAAGCGCACAATCTATCCCGGCGGCTCTTTGATAGCAGATGGCTGGGGTCGTATCCTGGAGGAAGCAGGAAGTGAGGAAACAGTTCTTATAGGGGAAATTGACCTTGATAAGGCAAAAGAGATCAAACAAAAAGGTTCTATTCTACAGAATCTAAGAACTGACCTTTACTGAGATTATGGTAT
It encodes:
- a CDS encoding J domain-containing protein encodes the protein MLKIKGHEIGSVSVKGASTRRAVQFQNNIITILRKIGVNENDIDIPLERMAMKKVKASATWWIADERMHYSHNMQKNYVENLYVLSRVIELEANRVLSEENTLSEFISEFREDSDIYERRQEAREFFGCDHDETDFTVINEKYKILARELHPDKPTGDVEKFKQLNIAHKILKRELT
- a CDS encoding succinylglutamate desuccinylase/aspartoacylase family protein, with translation MQPPITIAGTTIQPGTRKSIELPIPSFYTHKAASMPVHVIHGKRAGPCLLVCAAIHGDEINGVEIIRRLLKHKTINNLKGTLIAIPVVNVFGFVSQSRYLPDRRDLNRSFPGSKKGSMASRLANILIEEIVDKCTHIIDLHTGATGKDNLPQIRAFLEEDEDIEKLARAFGVPVIIHTDMRDGSLREASKKRNIPVLLYEAGEALRFDEVAIRAGVRGVLGVMSCLEMRRPVNKKKNYNTVISRETTWIRANDSGIFRSIVPLGASIKKGELLGYISDPLGEIETKVTSSVFGIVIGKTNMPLVHEGDATFHIARYQEAEEVSGYIETYNEELDSPIE
- the rimK gene encoding 30S ribosomal protein S6--L-glutamate ligase; this translates as MKIALLSRNSKLYSTRRLIEAAEERGHEVHVIDVLRAYMNVTSHNPSIHYKGEDLKDFDAVIPRIGASVTSYGAAVLRQFEMMGVFPLNESVAITRSRDKLRSLQLLSRQGIGLPVTVYANKPDDVKDMIEMVGGAPLVVKLLEGTQGIGVVLAETQKAAESIIEGFMGVKANILVQEYIKEANGADIRCFVIGGKVVASMKRQGPEGEFRSNIHRGGTATTIRITPEERSTAVRAAKIMGLNVAGVDLLRSNHGPVVMEVNSSPGLQGIENATGKDIAGMIIEYIEKNSKFGKTATKGQG
- a CDS encoding ATP-dependent zinc protease family protein, which encodes MKKNEQLMTLGWREWVALPELGLPAIKAKVDTGARTSALHAFEIDRYTENSVDMVRFLLHPIQKNQDFVIECTAPLKDKRLVSDSGGHREMRFVIETLIVIGTYSYPIELTLTDRDTMRFKMLLGRTALENRAVVDPAASFKCGKKNAKLVYGLK
- a CDS encoding DUF1003 domain-containing protein — encoded protein: MKQKMATCEICGQSKQMSDTIPLELVSKSVLDIILKEHPECSPGGHICISDLNHFRQLYINDLLETEKGELSKLEEEVVKSLREQEFLSKNINLEFDRKLTFGERLSDRLADFAGSWFFICSFTLLTLSWIAINSFLLITKPFDPYPYILLNLMLSCLAAIQAPFILMSQNRQESKDRLQAEYDYRVNLKSELEIRTLHEKMDHLLMYQFKRFMEIQEIQIEMMEEILEKKK
- a CDS encoding MFS transporter, producing MAGSAILAPVLPDMVTPLNTTSHEIGLMISVYTISTAIFTLVIGHFIDRVKRKSILAPCLILYGLMGLISYFVADLQALLVMRFIQGIGVAGMMSLSMLIVGDVYKGHDSLHAMSRVSMAIAIGTVSAPLIGGGLAIMGWNYPFLFYALALPFAVLVIFFLPETSVKKETDSHSGIINVFPALKDLRILYTVFLSFAIFFLLFSVIIYMPFMLKAVFGYTAKQAGYVLAFEGTAVIIMASRVKVLVTKYSMIQVITAGFALVGLAILSIPFANSIVTILLLMLVFGAGYGLAQTTNDAQIIRISPSESRGGVLSMHNTMKYTGQSLSPIVLGIVLLHSDINTVFTISGILGLLIALTTYLMRNNFDKTGDVHVKNRRASLPYSVSPEPLDDR
- a CDS encoding MarR family winged helix-turn-helix transcriptional regulator, with translation MHDNDFSGKFISYLHRYGQIYIDKKMEPYGIGSGQFSFLVQLYHEDGVNQECLSNYLKIDKATTTRAIKKLVDEGYVFKKIDEKDRRSYRIFLTDKGKRLEPDMKKIATEWENILFSNLDRTQREDIISSLETMFKNVSERLQDK
- a CDS encoding carbon-nitrogen hydrolase family protein codes for the protein MSETVKVACIQMNVSVCLKHDNIQRALQMAEKAVSREAELLVFPEVFSTGFCYERIEELAEDVPGPTIDALCDFSKEHGCILAGSIIERREKDTTNKKDQTPSQYNLGFCIESGKLAGSHRKVQLYGPEKEYFASGGSIGPIKLKKHDLSVGLIVCNELRYPEIARKLAVEGADIFVSSAEIPDFYAHPWRIMSISRAIENQLPHVACNRVGRGKRTIYPGGSLIADGWGRILEEAGSEETVLIGEIDLDKAKEIKQKGSILQNLRTDLY